A window of Zingiber officinale cultivar Zhangliang chromosome 5A, Zo_v1.1, whole genome shotgun sequence contains these coding sequences:
- the LOC121979795 gene encoding NAD(P)H-quinone oxidoreductase subunit S, chloroplastic-like, whose translation MGGRGLCNGERGIRHELQRTTMEQPPSPPLASPPALAPPSAVDVDEKGLKDFIQRNPSPSEAKARAGGEESITVLLARAKLKLPELPLFLPGMIVIVKNPKNPFHMYSGIVQRVTDEKAGVLFEGGNCIYHLCCGFA comes from the coding sequence ATGGGTGGTCGCGGCCTCTGCAACGGTGAACGAGGCATCCGCCACGAGCTCCAGCGGACCACCATGGAACAGCCGCCTTCGCCTCCTCTCGCCTCCCCACCTGCTCTTGCCCCGCCTTCTGCCGTCGATGTGGACGAAAAGGGCCTCAAAGACTTCATCCAGCGGAACCCCTCTCCTTCCGAGGCAAAGGCAAGGGCGGGCGGCgaggagagcatcacggtgttgCTGGCGCGGGCGAAGCTGAAGCTCCCCGAGCTTCCCCTTTTCCTGCCCGGGATGATCGTGATTGTGAAGAACCCCAAGAACCCTTTCCACATGTACAGTGGGATCGTGCAGAGGGTCACCGACGAGAAGGCCGGTGTGCTCTTCGAAGGGGGGAATTGCATCTATCATTTATGTTGCGGTTTTGCTTAG